AAGATTCAGGAGCAGATCTCCTCTCTGTCAGACAGGATCTCTGCTGTTGAAGAAGAGCTGCAGAAACCCAGCGTGCCATTCCTCAGCAGTTATAAAGCCACTCAGACCAGAGCCAGAGTCCAGCGCTCACTGTCAGATCCACAGCTGCTCTCAGGAGCGCTGATAGATGTGgccaaacacctgggcaacctgTCCTTCAGAGTCTGGGAGAAGATGAAGGACAAGGTCCACTTCAGTCCTGTCATTCTGGACCCAAACACTGCAAACTGctggctctgtctgtctgatgatCTGACCAGTGTGAGACGTGGAGACACAAAGCAGCAGCTTCCTGACAATCCAGAGAGAAACACTAAGTATGCAGAAGTTCTGGGCTCTGAGGGCTTCAGCTCAGGGAAACACAGCTgggaggtggaggtgggagACCATCCTGACTGGATTGTAGGTTTGGCTAAAGAGTCAGTTgacaggaagggagagagatTTGTCTCACCAAAATATGGATTCTGGTGTTTAAAGCATCGCAGTGGAAAATACACTGATGTTGTTGGTAAGACTGTCGGAGTGAAGAAGAGTCTTCAGAGGATCAGAGTCCAGCTGGACTATGACAGGGGGAACGTGTCCTTCTACGGCCCTGAAGACATGACTCCCATCTACACTCACAGAGACACTTTCACTGAGAAACTCTTCCCATATTTCGGTATTGGTGCAGCTGGTGATGCTGAAACCTCTGATATCAAAATCTGTCACACTGAGATTTCTCTGTAACGTTCAGGAATGTAAGTTTATTGTTCCAACTTTTACTTTCAGACTGTTTGAGGTTAATTAAACTCTCACAATATAACATGTCAAATCTCTACTATAACTATACCAACACGTTGCTTCCTGTTGTGGGATTCTTTAACCTTTTTATAATCATCAGTAGTTTCTGGGTTCGGTCTGAAGAGTTATTTCAGTCTTGATGATGTAATTTCAGTTTGTAAACACTTTACTCTCAGAgaatcaaaatgttttctggCTCTGATTGAATTTGAACTTTTGTTGTCTAAATAAACATCATGTAA
The nucleotide sequence above comes from Micropterus dolomieu isolate WLL.071019.BEF.003 ecotype Adirondacks unplaced genomic scaffold, ASM2129224v1 contig_13231, whole genome shotgun sequence. Encoded proteins:
- the LOC123966349 gene encoding zinc-binding protein A33-like, translating into IQEQISSLSDRISAVEEELQKPSVPFLSSYKATQTRARVQRSLSDPQLLSGALIDVAKHLGNLSFRVWEKMKDKVHFSPVILDPNTANCWLCLSDDLTSVRRGDTKQQLPDNPERNTKYAEVLGSEGFSSGKHSWEVEVGDHPDWIVGLAKESVDRKGERFVSPKYGFWCLKHRSGKYTDVVGKTVGVKKSLQRIRVQLDYDRGNVSFYGPEDMTPIYTHRDTFTEKLFPYFGIGAAGDAETSDIKICHTEISL